From one Streptomyces sp. ICC1 genomic stretch:
- a CDS encoding DUF2218 domain-containing protein, protein MPSSIAHVATDAAARYAKQLASHLGRKIPAETLPDGAIKLNFPFGHGVLTPQPTELVLLATADDTHALEQVQDVLGRHLERFGQRNELTVTWQSESTPGQAG, encoded by the coding sequence ATGCCCTCATCCATCGCCCATGTCGCAACTGACGCCGCCGCACGTTACGCCAAGCAACTGGCCTCCCACCTCGGCCGGAAGATACCGGCCGAGACACTCCCGGACGGCGCGATCAAGCTCAACTTCCCCTTCGGTCACGGCGTCCTCACCCCGCAGCCCACCGAGCTCGTCCTGCTCGCCACCGCGGACGACACCCACGCCCTGGAGCAGGTACAGGACGTACTGGGCCGTCACCTCGAACGCTTCGGGCAGCGCAACGAGCTCACCGTCACCTGGCAGAGCGAGAGCACGCCCGGGCAGGCCGGTTGA
- a CDS encoding class III extradiol ring-cleavage dioxygenase, with protein MTTQASGRMPSLYLSHGGPNLLEDAHWPGQLAAWSDQMPRPKAILMVSAHWEEAPLALGATTTVPLIYDFWGFPEHYYRLRYPAPGAPELADTVRKLLRAPGMPVADLPERGLDHGAYIPLMHMHPEADVPVLQISLPSLDTTKLMDIGRRLAPLRDEGYLIINSGSFTHNLRALNPGNKAPAVMAEFDDWGRRAIDAGDVDALLDFQHKAPGATFTHPRVEHFVPLAVTLGTAEDQLDSRRQVIDGTWLGLSKRSVQYG; from the coding sequence ATGACCACGCAGGCCTCCGGTCGCATGCCGAGTCTCTACCTGAGCCACGGCGGCCCCAACCTGCTGGAGGATGCCCACTGGCCCGGTCAGCTGGCAGCCTGGTCCGACCAGATGCCGCGGCCCAAGGCCATCCTCATGGTGTCCGCGCACTGGGAGGAGGCCCCGCTCGCCCTCGGCGCCACCACCACCGTCCCGCTGATCTACGACTTCTGGGGCTTCCCCGAGCACTACTACCGGCTGCGCTACCCCGCCCCCGGAGCCCCCGAGCTGGCCGACACCGTCCGCAAGCTCCTGCGCGCCCCGGGCATGCCCGTGGCGGACCTGCCTGAGCGCGGCCTGGACCACGGCGCGTACATCCCGCTGATGCACATGCACCCCGAGGCGGACGTCCCGGTACTGCAGATATCCCTGCCGAGCCTGGACACCACCAAGCTGATGGACATCGGACGCAGGCTCGCCCCGCTGCGCGACGAGGGCTACCTGATCATCAACAGCGGATCCTTCACCCACAACCTGCGCGCCCTGAACCCCGGAAACAAGGCCCCGGCCGTGATGGCCGAGTTCGACGACTGGGGCAGACGCGCCATCGACGCCGGCGACGTGGACGCCCTCCTCGACTTCCAGCACAAGGCCCCCGGCGCCACATTCACCCACCCGCGCGTAGAGCACTTCGTACCGCTCGCCGTCACGCTCGGCACCGCAGAGGACCAACTGGACTCCCGCCGTCAGGTCATCGATGGCACCTGGCTGGGCCTGTCCAAGCGGTCCGTCCAGTACGGCTGA
- the ribA gene encoding GTP cyclohydrolase II, with translation MNGIPTTDLPRAEIRTRVTVPLRFGDGYAVEAEMMTFRGLVDGREHLALALGAPAPGSAPLVRLHSECLTGDVFGSARCDCGPQLREAVERIAATGGYLLYLRQEGRGIGLYNKLDAYALQDQGLDTYEANTALGLPEDARDYTAAAQILTALGAQSLDLLSNNPDKAAQLTALGIRVRDRVRTGVHVTGDNLRYLHAKADHTHHTIDLDRLPAQVAQARCGA, from the coding sequence ATGAACGGGATTCCCACCACCGACCTCCCCCGCGCGGAGATACGCACGCGGGTCACCGTGCCGCTGCGCTTCGGCGACGGGTACGCGGTCGAGGCCGAGATGATGACCTTCCGCGGTCTGGTCGACGGCCGGGAGCACCTCGCCCTCGCCCTTGGCGCCCCCGCGCCCGGCAGCGCGCCGCTGGTGCGGCTGCACTCCGAGTGCCTGACCGGGGATGTCTTCGGCTCCGCCCGCTGTGACTGCGGCCCCCAGCTGCGCGAAGCCGTCGAGCGCATCGCCGCCACCGGCGGATACCTGCTCTACCTCCGCCAGGAGGGCCGCGGCATCGGCCTGTACAACAAGCTCGACGCCTACGCCCTGCAGGACCAGGGCCTGGACACCTACGAGGCGAACACCGCCCTGGGCCTGCCCGAGGACGCCCGCGACTACACCGCCGCCGCCCAGATCCTCACCGCCCTCGGCGCGCAGTCACTGGACCTGCTCTCCAACAATCCCGACAAGGCCGCCCAGCTGACCGCCCTCGGCATCCGGGTGCGAGACCGCGTGCGCACCGGTGTCCACGTCACCGGCGACAACCTGCGCTACCTGCACGCCAAGGCCGACCACACCCACCACACCATCGACCTGGACCGCCTGCCCGCACAGGTGGCTCAGGCACGCTGTGGCGCCTGA
- a CDS encoding MarR family transcriptional regulator — MPFEVLVRLADAESGEIRTTGLAGALHTAKSGLTYQITQLEKTGLVRRRTRPSDTRGAYAALIDVLSPQQLAGSAWPARCGPARASATGQGLMTP, encoded by the coding sequence GTGCCGTTCGAGGTTCTGGTCCGGCTGGCCGACGCCGAGAGCGGCGAGATACGTACGACCGGGCTCGCCGGTGCCCTGCACACCGCCAAGAGCGGGCTGACCTACCAGATCACGCAGCTGGAGAAGACCGGCCTGGTCCGCCGGCGTACCCGCCCCAGCGACACGCGGGGCGCCTACGCCGCCCTCATCGACGTGCTGAGTCCACAGCAGCTCGCCGGATCGGCTTGGCCAGCCCGGTGTGGACCGGCACGAGCATCCGCAACCGGTCAGGGGTTGATGACTCCATAG
- a CDS encoding MBL fold metallo-hydrolase has translation MTQSTPSTAGKITTQNYGGTTIHTYTSPEDSLLANTQIVETSAGLVIFDANLFTKYAGEIADYAQSLGSPVERIVLSHIHPDHWSGLGVLHERFPDAPIYAFPEVTSYIAANGQAILDSRNEFFHGAAAATPTLPTHELSEEATEIGGVTFIFEKVLEGEAEWGTVVKMPDQHVLMAFDTVASPNTHMFTVDGNFESWIGHLMDFQELPEQGYTTILVGHGQTTDFDVLDDNIAYLRSASATHQASKTPEEFATRVKAEYPSYYTGSWVDFISLMLYGVINP, from the coding sequence ATGACGCAGTCCACTCCGTCCACGGCCGGAAAGATCACCACGCAGAACTACGGTGGCACCACCATCCACACCTACACCAGCCCCGAGGACAGCCTGCTGGCCAACACGCAGATCGTGGAGACCTCGGCGGGCCTGGTGATCTTCGACGCCAACCTGTTCACCAAGTACGCCGGCGAGATCGCCGACTACGCCCAGAGTCTGGGCAGTCCGGTCGAGCGCATCGTGCTGTCACACATCCACCCCGACCACTGGTCCGGTCTGGGAGTACTCCACGAACGCTTCCCGGACGCGCCGATCTACGCCTTCCCGGAGGTGACTTCGTACATCGCGGCCAACGGGCAGGCCATCCTGGACTCGCGTAACGAGTTCTTCCACGGGGCCGCCGCCGCGACACCCACCCTTCCGACGCATGAACTCTCCGAAGAAGCCACCGAGATCGGTGGCGTGACCTTCATCTTCGAGAAGGTGCTGGAGGGTGAGGCCGAATGGGGGACAGTCGTCAAGATGCCCGACCAGCACGTGCTGATGGCCTTCGACACGGTGGCCTCGCCGAACACCCACATGTTCACCGTGGACGGCAACTTCGAATCGTGGATCGGCCACCTGATGGACTTCCAGGAGCTGCCCGAGCAGGGCTACACCACCATCCTGGTGGGACACGGACAGACCACGGACTTCGACGTCCTGGACGACAACATCGCCTACCTGCGCAGCGCGAGCGCCACGCACCAGGCGTCGAAGACGCCGGAGGAATTCGCCACCCGGGTCAAGGCCGAATACCCGTCCTACTACACCGGTTCGTGGGTTGACTTCATCTCGCTCATGCTCTATGGAGTCATCAACCCCTGA
- a CDS encoding MarR family transcriptional regulator, protein MTESTFPPAITRPGRAPALRHVSMVGMDDRFDGLLDDEAVILLGQMLRATHVVLSRAVRDLAEAGVNREQFEVLLRLARHPGGAARMTVLAEEMAFSSGGFTRFVDRMERDGLLVRGPDPDDRRAVRVSVTKKGEALLREALAVHAPRLHGYLLDPLTEEERRVMTSALVRLDRWNSAGRD, encoded by the coding sequence GTGACCGAAAGCACCTTCCCTCCGGCGATCACGCGGCCGGGGCGGGCACCGGCTTTGCGCCATGTGAGCATGGTGGGCATGGATGACCGTTTTGATGGGCTGCTCGACGATGAGGCTGTGATCCTGCTCGGGCAGATGCTGCGAGCGACACATGTCGTCCTGTCTCGGGCGGTGAGGGACCTTGCCGAGGCAGGGGTAAACCGCGAGCAGTTCGAGGTGCTGCTGCGCTTGGCGCGGCATCCCGGAGGGGCGGCCCGTATGACGGTGCTGGCCGAGGAGATGGCATTCAGCTCGGGGGGGTTCACCCGATTCGTCGATCGGATGGAGCGTGACGGCCTGCTGGTCCGCGGCCCCGATCCGGACGACCGCCGGGCGGTGAGGGTGTCCGTCACCAAGAAGGGCGAGGCGCTACTGCGGGAGGCGCTTGCCGTGCATGCGCCGCGGTTGCACGGATACCTGCTGGATCCGCTCACCGAGGAGGAGCGCCGGGTGATGACGTCTGCGCTCGTCCGCCTCGACCGGTGGAACAGCGCCGGGCGGGACTGA
- a CDS encoding malonic semialdehyde reductase, with translation MTTATSDRTELLTLDMAAQDLLFREARTANTFTDAPVTAAQLEAVYDLVQYAPTAMNQQPLRMLVLETRESRARLAPHLAEGNRKKTAGAPMVAILAADTAFHEHLPALFPHFPGAKDMFADDEMRADSARFNALIQVGYVILGIRAAGLAAGPMTGFDAAGVDKEFFADGRHHSLVVVNIGHPGPDAWFPRLPRLTADQVITTL, from the coding sequence ATGACCACCGCCACGTCCGACCGCACCGAGCTGCTCACCCTCGACATGGCCGCCCAGGACCTGCTGTTCCGCGAGGCCCGTACGGCCAACACCTTCACGGACGCGCCAGTCACCGCGGCACAGCTGGAAGCTGTCTACGACCTGGTGCAATACGCGCCCACCGCCATGAACCAGCAGCCGCTGCGCATGCTCGTCCTGGAGACGCGGGAAAGCCGCGCCCGCCTCGCCCCGCACCTCGCCGAGGGAAACCGGAAGAAGACCGCCGGAGCCCCGATGGTCGCGATTCTTGCCGCTGACACAGCGTTCCACGAGCACCTGCCGGCGCTCTTCCCCCACTTCCCCGGAGCCAAGGACATGTTCGCCGACGATGAGATGCGCGCCGACTCCGCCCGGTTCAACGCGCTCATCCAGGTCGGTTACGTCATCCTCGGCATCCGCGCCGCAGGACTCGCCGCGGGACCCATGACCGGCTTCGATGCGGCCGGCGTGGACAAGGAATTCTTCGCCGACGGACGCCACCACTCCCTGGTCGTCGTCAACATCGGCCACCCCGGCCCGGACGCCTGGTTCCCGCGCCTGCCGCGCCTGACCGCCGACCAGGTCATCACCACCCTCTGA
- a CDS encoding MarR family transcriptional regulator → MNNKQPDRRIVSTALLLSKLGSAMERRLAVALDAMELRTKHMGALTVLCAHGAISQQALAEKLGVDASAVVAIVDDLERDRLASRERDPQDRRRYAVHVTQAGRETLARASELVVQVDDAVFAGLSSREREQLLALLLRVAESDPDLDRLIRSGAMTEPPADQHAHPSRRS, encoded by the coding sequence GTGAACAACAAGCAGCCCGACCGGCGCATCGTCAGCACGGCCCTCTTGCTCTCCAAGCTGGGATCCGCGATGGAGCGGCGCTTGGCCGTCGCTCTGGACGCGATGGAGTTGCGTACCAAGCACATGGGCGCACTGACCGTGCTGTGCGCCCACGGCGCGATCTCACAACAGGCCCTCGCCGAGAAGCTCGGAGTCGACGCCAGCGCCGTCGTCGCCATCGTCGATGACCTTGAACGCGACCGGCTGGCTAGCCGGGAACGAGACCCGCAGGACAGGCGTCGCTACGCGGTTCACGTCACGCAGGCCGGCCGGGAGACCCTGGCCCGCGCGTCCGAACTGGTCGTCCAGGTCGACGATGCCGTGTTCGCCGGCCTCAGCAGCCGCGAGCGAGAGCAGTTGCTGGCGCTGCTCCTGCGTGTGGCGGAGTCCGACCCGGACCTCGACCGCCTGATTCGCTCGGGTGCCATGACGGAACCACCGGCCGACCAGCACGCTCACCCGTCGCGACGCAGCTGA
- a CDS encoding DsbA family protein yields the protein MSENEKTPVDFWFDPLCPWAWMTSRWMSEVEKVRDIEVRWNVMSLAVLNEDKLDELPEQYRELLGPTGWRPVRVVTAARELHGAEAVGDLYTALGTRIHNRGEGATIEAIAGALDDVGLPADLIYYADKDTYDAEVRASHKAGIDKVGQDVGTPVIAVPGADGEQIAFFGPIVTPAPRGEAAARLWDGTLLVAATPGFYELKRSRTAAPSFD from the coding sequence ATGTCCGAGAACGAAAAGACCCCCGTCGACTTCTGGTTCGACCCGCTGTGCCCCTGGGCTTGGATGACGTCCCGCTGGATGTCCGAGGTCGAGAAGGTGCGCGACATCGAGGTCCGCTGGAACGTGATGAGCCTCGCCGTTCTCAACGAGGACAAGCTCGACGAGCTCCCCGAGCAGTACCGAGAGCTGCTCGGCCCCACAGGCTGGCGCCCGGTGCGCGTGGTGACCGCGGCCAGGGAGCTGCACGGCGCCGAGGCCGTCGGTGACCTTTACACCGCGCTCGGAACCCGTATCCACAACCGGGGCGAGGGCGCGACCATCGAGGCGATCGCGGGCGCGCTCGACGACGTCGGCTTGCCCGCGGACCTGATCTATTACGCGGACAAGGACACCTACGACGCCGAGGTGCGCGCCTCCCACAAGGCAGGCATAGACAAGGTCGGCCAGGACGTCGGCACCCCGGTCATCGCGGTCCCCGGGGCGGACGGCGAGCAGATCGCCTTCTTCGGCCCGATCGTCACCCCGGCCCCCCGGGGCGAGGCCGCGGCCAGGCTCTGGGACGGCACGCTGCTGGTCGCAGCCACCCCCGGCTTCTACGAGCTCAAACGCTCCCGCACCGCCGCACCCAGCTTCGACTGA
- a CDS encoding NmrA family NAD(P)-binding protein — translation MYVIAGATGNVGSAAAHALIKAGKPVTVIVRTQEKAQQWRDQGAEAAVLDLTDTAALTNVLTGAAGAFLMVPPNFSVPDFLQASRELIASLATAVKDSAVAHTVLLSSMGAQHDSGTGPIVTVHWAEEALKPVARNLTLVRAAYFLENWAPVLPVALEHGVLPAFLAPDTAMDTIATADIGAFVADSLLHPAQGLRVRSVGGPERYSPQDVASALSDLLGKPVPLAPAPAEDAAAAFIGMGFPQQAAELYGEMYSGIASGHVAFEDGAAIEHGTTTPREVLAPLLPPR, via the coding sequence ATGTATGTCATCGCAGGAGCCACCGGCAACGTCGGATCAGCCGCCGCTCACGCCCTGATCAAGGCTGGCAAGCCGGTCACCGTCATCGTCCGCACCCAGGAGAAGGCCCAGCAGTGGCGCGATCAAGGCGCCGAGGCCGCGGTGCTGGACCTGACCGACACCGCGGCCCTGACCAACGTGCTCACCGGCGCGGCCGGGGCGTTCTTGATGGTCCCGCCGAACTTCTCCGTGCCCGACTTCCTCCAAGCGAGCCGGGAGCTCATCGCCTCCCTCGCCACCGCGGTCAAGGACAGCGCAGTGGCGCACACCGTGCTCCTCTCCTCCATGGGCGCGCAGCACGACTCCGGGACCGGCCCGATCGTCACCGTCCACTGGGCCGAGGAGGCGCTGAAGCCGGTCGCACGGAACCTCACGCTGGTGCGGGCCGCGTACTTCCTGGAGAACTGGGCCCCGGTTCTGCCCGTCGCGCTCGAGCACGGCGTGCTGCCCGCGTTCCTGGCGCCCGACACGGCGATGGACACGATCGCCACCGCCGACATCGGCGCCTTCGTCGCCGACTCCCTCCTCCACCCGGCCCAGGGCCTGCGGGTCAGGTCGGTTGGCGGACCTGAGCGGTACTCACCCCAGGACGTTGCTTCGGCACTGTCCGACCTCCTGGGCAAGCCGGTACCCCTTGCCCCCGCCCCGGCCGAAGACGCGGCCGCCGCATTCATCGGGATGGGATTCCCCCAGCAGGCCGCGGAACTCTACGGGGAGATGTACTCCGGCATCGCCTCCGGTCACGTGGCGTTCGAAGACGGCGCAGCCATCGAGCACGGCACCA